In a genomic window of Diabrotica undecimpunctata isolate CICGRU chromosome 2, icDiaUnde3, whole genome shotgun sequence:
- the LOC140433378 gene encoding uncharacterized protein, which produces MGSGPQKSKMQWKKTFIDWKSHTKKKARECIKSEQRTGGGEADGKILTPIEEKLMGLVSWIAVKVADVQEVGFNNETIDPVPTSNQLDDLLIEEQMENEPEECTVETEIFLPSTSKRPAESIYVAPKRKAPTKDT; this is translated from the exons ATGGGTTCAGGTCCGCAAAAATCAAAAATGCAGTGGAAGAAA ACTTTCATCGACTGGAAGAGtcatacaaaaaaaaaagcaAGGGAGTGCATAAAATCTGAACAACGGACAGGTGGTGGAGAAGCAGATGGGAAAATACTAACCCCAATTGAAGAAAAATTAATGGGGCTAGTATCTTGGATAGCAGTGAAAGTTGCTGATGTACAGGAAGTGGGATTCAATAATGAAACTATAGATCCTGTACCAACAAGCAATCAACTAGATGATTTACTGATTGAAGAACAAATGGAAAATGAACCAGAAGAGTGTACAGTTGAGACAGAAATATTTTTACCCAGCACATCAAAACGTCCAGCAGAATCCATTTATGTAGCACCTAAGAGAAAAGCCCCAACAAAAGAtacataa